A genomic window from Struthio camelus isolate bStrCam1 chromosome 2, bStrCam1.hap1, whole genome shotgun sequence includes:
- the ABHD5 gene encoding 1-acylglycerol-3-phosphate O-acyltransferase ABHD5 isoform X3 has protein sequence MLFQRSGWLFSWLPTWCPTSLLHLKEAEDRMLKCIASTYNKRYVYLSNGNKIWTLTFSADLSHKTPLVLLHGFGGGVGLWALNFEDLCENRTIHAFDLLGFGRSSRPHFDTDAREAENQFVESIEEWRREVGLEKMILLGHNLGGFLAAAYSLKYPSRVKHLILVEPWGFPERPDNAEQERPIPIWIKALGAILSPFNPLAGLRIAGPFGLSLVQRLRPDFKRKYSSMFDDNTVTEYIYHCNVQTPSGETAFKNMTIPYGWAKRPMLKRISHMDQDIPITVVYGARSCIDGNSGSTIQSLRPNSYVKTIAILGAGHYVYADQPEDFNQRVKDICDSVD, from the exons GTCAGGATGGTTATTCAGCTGGCTTCCTACCTGGTGCCCCACATCACTGCTGCATCTTAAAGAGGCTGAAGACAGAATGCTAAAAT GTATTGCAAGCACATACAATAAACGGTATGTGTACCTAtctaatggaaataaaatatggaCACTGACATTCTCTGCGGACCTTTCACATAAAACCCCACTCGTTCTCCTTCATGGGTTTGGAGGAGGTGTTGGACTGTGGGCTCTCAATTTTGAAGATCTCTGTGAAAACAGGACCATTCATGCTTTTGACCTCTTGGGATTTGGACGTAGCAGTAGACCACACTTTGACACTGATGCTCGGGAAGCAGAAAATCAGTTTGTGGAATCCATAGAAGAATGGAGAAGGGAGGTGGGgttagaaaaaatgattttacttGGACACAATCTAGGTGGATTCCTGGCTGCTGCTTACTCATTAAAGTACCCATCAAG GGTAAAGCACCTTATCTTAGTGGAGCCATGGGGTTTTCCAGAGAGGCCTGACAATGCTGAACAAGAAAGACCAATTCCAATCTGGATCAAAGCTCTAGGAGCTATATTGAGTCCATTTAATCCATTAGCTGGGCTGAGGATAGCAGGACCCTTTG GATTAAGCCTCGTGCAGCGTTTAAGACCAGATTTCAAGCGAAAATATTCATCAATGTTTGATGATAACACTGTGACTGAGTATATCTATCACTGCAATGTACAGACCCCCAG TGGTGAAACTGCTTTCAAGAACATGACTATTCCTTATGGATGGGCAAAAAGGCCAATGCTGAAACGGATTTCACACATGGATCAAGACATTCCAATCACTGTGGTCTATGGAGCACGTTCATGTATAGACGGCAATTCTGGCAGCACTATCCAGTCTCTTAGACCAAATTCATATGTGAAGACAATA GCTATCCTTGGTGCAGGTCACTATGTGTATGCGGATCAACCTGAAGACTTCAATCAGAGAGTGAAAGacatctgtgattctgtggactGA